One stretch of Methylopila sp. 73B DNA includes these proteins:
- a CDS encoding sigma-54-dependent Fis family transcriptional regulator produces the protein MRQDPPRADVIQARHDFFDLGAAPTGLVPGAILRSWQRCAARGFDSHERPRLEPGLASELRELKERNERLIRLSRPELESLTREAAASGGIVILTDGAGFVLDALGDPAFAGKAANVALRPGVPWSEATAGTNAIGAALVERRAVQVRGPEHYFEPHRILSCAAAPILDPYGALVGALDLTGQAALPHDRALTLVRSCVDQIEHRMFAEAFPKAEVIRLHSDPERLGVAQEGVLVFEGSRLVAANRHGLKLMGLDWNALGARSFGDLFDGGPKGEGELSLLRSRDGRDFHARLRRAPAATPGGGPKAPPAPAPYPVSAPQPRRASGPVFDAQTERDLARAARLVDGDVPVLIQGETGSGKEVFAREVHRLSRRADRPFVAVNCAALPEGLIEAELFGYEEGAFTGARRAGSKGLMREADGGVLFLDEIGDMPLALQARLLRAVQERTVTPLGGGKPHPIDVRLVSATHRDLKTMTEAGEFRPDLYYRIAQYGFALPAFRALADRAGALAALWENVAQDGRTLAPATLARLAAYDWPGNHREAVGAMRAMAALSEPGERIGPELLPAAIRDVTPAPAAPVPPEGLEGLARAAMRAAIEAADGNVAEAARRLGVSRSTLYRRAVPGGPRRRRLDG, from the coding sequence GCCTCGTTCCCGGCGCGATCCTGCGCTCGTGGCAGCGCTGCGCGGCCCGCGGCTTCGACAGCCACGAGCGCCCGCGGCTGGAGCCCGGCCTCGCAAGCGAGCTGCGCGAGCTGAAGGAGCGCAACGAGCGGCTGATCCGGCTGTCGCGTCCCGAACTCGAAAGCCTGACCCGCGAGGCGGCGGCGAGCGGCGGCATCGTGATCCTCACCGACGGCGCGGGCTTCGTGCTGGACGCGCTGGGCGACCCGGCCTTCGCCGGAAAGGCCGCGAACGTTGCGCTGCGCCCCGGCGTGCCCTGGAGCGAGGCGACCGCCGGCACCAATGCGATCGGGGCGGCGCTGGTGGAGCGTCGCGCCGTCCAGGTGCGCGGGCCGGAGCATTACTTCGAGCCGCACCGCATCCTGAGCTGCGCCGCGGCGCCGATCCTCGACCCCTACGGCGCGCTGGTCGGCGCGCTCGACCTCACCGGCCAGGCGGCGCTGCCGCACGACCGCGCGCTGACGCTGGTGCGCTCCTGCGTCGACCAGATCGAGCACCGCATGTTCGCCGAGGCCTTCCCGAAGGCCGAGGTGATCCGCCTGCACTCCGACCCCGAGCGGCTCGGCGTCGCGCAGGAGGGCGTGCTGGTGTTCGAGGGTTCGCGCCTCGTCGCCGCCAACCGCCACGGCCTGAAGCTGATGGGGCTGGACTGGAACGCGCTCGGCGCCCGCTCCTTCGGCGACCTGTTCGACGGCGGCCCCAAAGGAGAGGGCGAGCTCAGCCTGCTCCGCAGCCGCGACGGCCGCGATTTCCACGCCCGGCTGCGCCGCGCCCCGGCGGCGACGCCCGGCGGCGGGCCGAAGGCTCCGCCCGCGCCTGCGCCGTATCCCGTCTCCGCGCCGCAGCCGCGCCGGGCGTCGGGACCGGTGTTCGACGCGCAGACCGAGCGCGACCTCGCCCGCGCCGCCCGTCTCGTCGACGGCGACGTGCCGGTGCTGATCCAGGGCGAGACCGGCTCGGGCAAGGAGGTGTTCGCCCGCGAGGTCCACCGGCTCAGCCGCCGCGCCGACAGGCCGTTCGTGGCGGTGAACTGCGCGGCGCTGCCCGAGGGCCTGATCGAGGCGGAGCTGTTCGGCTACGAGGAGGGCGCCTTCACCGGCGCCCGGCGCGCGGGCTCCAAGGGCCTGATGCGCGAGGCGGACGGCGGCGTGCTGTTCCTGGACGAGATCGGCGACATGCCGCTTGCCCTGCAGGCCCGGCTGCTCAGGGCGGTGCAGGAGCGCACTGTGACGCCGCTCGGCGGCGGGAAGCCGCACCCGATCGACGTGCGCCTCGTCTCCGCCACCCACCGCGACCTCAAGACCATGACCGAGGCCGGCGAGTTCCGGCCCGATCTCTACTACCGCATCGCCCAGTACGGCTTCGCCCTGCCGGCCTTCCGCGCCCTGGCCGACCGGGCCGGCGCTCTCGCCGCGCTGTGGGAGAACGTCGCGCAGGACGGGCGGACGCTCGCGCCGGCGACGCTCGCGCGCCTCGCCGCCTACGACTGGCCGGGCAACCACCGCGAGGCGGTTGGCGCGATGCGGGCGATGGCGGCGCTGTCGGAGCCGGGCGAGCGGATCGGCCCCGAGCTGCTGCCCGCGGCGATCCGCGACGTGACGCCCGCGCCTGCGGCGCCTGTCCCCCCAGAGGGGCTCGAGGGCCTTGCGCGCGCCGCCATGCGGGCGGCCATCGAGGCCGCGGACGGCAATGTCGCCGAGGCCGCGCGCCGGCTTGGGGTCAGCCGCAGCACGCTCTACCGTCGCGCCGTGCCGGGCGGCCCGCGCCGCCGCCGGCTCGACGGCTGA
- a CDS encoding 2-hydroxychromene-2-carboxylate isomerase — protein MPRSIDVYLSVLSPWAHLGHAPFLEIAARHGLAPLWRPVHLPGLFSETGGLPLAQRAIQRQRYRFVELQRWAEARGRPIVLRPKHWPFDATLADAAALALIARGEDPAGYLGAAMRGVWEEERDLASRETVADVLAEQGFDADAVMAEAARPETAAAYAVNRAKATDAGVFGSPAYVLDGEVFWGQDRLDMLDDALTRGRVAYAPDF, from the coding sequence ATGCCCCGCTCAATCGACGTCTATCTGTCCGTGCTGTCGCCCTGGGCGCATCTGGGGCACGCGCCGTTCCTCGAGATCGCTGCGCGGCATGGGCTCGCCCCGCTTTGGCGCCCGGTGCACCTGCCGGGGCTGTTCTCCGAGACCGGCGGCCTCCCGCTCGCCCAGCGCGCCATCCAGCGCCAGCGCTACCGCTTCGTCGAGCTGCAGCGCTGGGCGGAGGCGCGCGGCCGGCCGATCGTCCTGCGTCCGAAGCACTGGCCGTTCGACGCGACGCTCGCCGACGCCGCCGCGCTCGCGCTGATCGCCAGGGGCGAGGATCCCGCCGGCTATCTCGGCGCCGCCATGCGCGGCGTCTGGGAGGAGGAGCGCGACCTCGCCTCCCGCGAGACGGTCGCGGACGTGCTCGCCGAGCAGGGCTTCGACGCCGACGCCGTGATGGCGGAGGCCGCCCGCCCGGAGACCGCGGCGGCCTACGCCGTCAACCGCGCGAAGGCGACCGACGCGGGCGTGTTCGGGTCGCCTGCCTATGTGCTCGACGGCGAAGTGTTCTGGGGCCAGGACCGGCTCGACATGCTCGACGACGCGCTGACGCGCGGCCGCGTTGCTTACGCGCCGGACTTCTGA
- a CDS encoding TlpA disulfide reductase family protein, with product MSDPAGRPRFSAVRLVALALVAGAALGALALYGIAAQDKAEAACAASPATLKAMKAAAVGEVAAVVTPDAPRPLPPLVFQNEVGANGGLDQYRGKVVVLNLWATWCAPCRKEMPALAELARARGRADFAVVPVALDFGGVEKPKAFLKEIGVTDLPFHADPSNKMFRDLRAVGRGAGLPTTLILDKAGCEIGYLPGPAEWASPDALKLIDAALGR from the coding sequence ATGTCCGACCCCGCGGGCCGCCCGCGCTTTTCCGCTGTCCGCCTCGTGGCGCTCGCGCTGGTCGCCGGCGCCGCTCTAGGCGCGCTCGCCCTATACGGGATCGCCGCGCAGGACAAGGCCGAAGCCGCCTGCGCCGCCTCCCCTGCGACGCTCAAGGCCATGAAGGCGGCGGCCGTCGGAGAAGTGGCGGCGGTCGTCACGCCCGACGCGCCCCGCCCGCTGCCGCCGCTCGTGTTCCAGAACGAGGTGGGCGCCAACGGCGGGCTCGACCAGTATCGGGGCAAGGTCGTGGTGCTGAACCTCTGGGCGACCTGGTGCGCGCCCTGCCGCAAGGAGATGCCGGCGCTCGCGGAACTGGCCCGCGCGCGCGGCCGCGCCGACTTCGCGGTCGTGCCCGTCGCGCTCGACTTCGGCGGCGTTGAGAAGCCCAAGGCCTTCCTGAAGGAGATCGGCGTCACCGACCTGCCGTTCCACGCCGACCCGTCGAACAAGATGTTCCGCGACCTCCGCGCGGTCGGCCGCGGGGCCGGGCTGCCGACGACGCTGATCCTCGACAAGGCGGGCTGCGAGATCGGCTACCTGCCGGGCCCCGCCGAATGGGCGAGCCCCGACGCGCTCAAGCTGATCGACGCCGCGCTGGGACGCTGA
- the argH gene encoding argininosuccinate lyase has product MSNSMWGGRFADAPDAVLEAINASIDFDRRFYAQDIRASKVHVAMLAATGIVAREDAAAIFKGLTEVQAEIEKGDFTFSRALEDIHMNIESRLAEIVGPAAGRLHTARSRNDQVATDFRLFVRDALDALDLSLAQLQTALVDKAIEHSATVMPGFTHLQSAQPVTFGHHLLAYVEMIGRDRSRVADARKRMNECPLGAAALAGTSFPIDRTMTARGLGFDRPTANSIDSVSDRDFVLETLSIAAICAGHLSRFAEEIVLWSTPQFGFIKLSDRFSTGSSIMPQKRNPDAAELVRGKSGRVTGALVAMLTVMKGLPLAYSKDMQEDKEGLFDALDTLDLCVAATAGMVVDMTPDPATMRRAAGSGYSTATDLADWLVRVVGMPFREAHHVTGRIVAKASETDTPLEKLAIEEMQAVEPRITEEVFEVLGVRNSVKSRTSYGGAAPDNVREQAGRWRRILRKEIAKLETAAEEI; this is encoded by the coding sequence ATGAGCAACTCGATGTGGGGCGGGCGGTTTGCCGACGCGCCGGACGCGGTTCTCGAGGCCATCAACGCCTCGATCGATTTCGACCGCCGCTTCTACGCCCAGGACATCCGCGCCTCCAAGGTCCATGTGGCGATGCTCGCCGCGACCGGCATCGTGGCGCGCGAGGACGCGGCCGCGATCTTCAAGGGTCTGACCGAGGTCCAGGCCGAGATCGAGAAGGGCGACTTCACCTTCTCGCGAGCGCTCGAAGACATCCACATGAACATCGAGAGCCGTTTGGCGGAGATCGTCGGTCCCGCCGCCGGGCGGCTGCACACTGCGCGCTCCCGCAACGACCAGGTGGCGACCGACTTCCGGCTGTTCGTCCGCGACGCGCTGGACGCGCTCGACCTCAGCCTCGCCCAGCTGCAGACCGCGCTGGTCGACAAGGCGATCGAGCACTCGGCGACGGTGATGCCGGGCTTCACCCATCTCCAGAGCGCGCAGCCCGTCACCTTCGGCCACCACCTGCTGGCCTATGTCGAGATGATCGGCCGCGACCGCAGCCGCGTCGCCGACGCCCGCAAGCGCATGAACGAGTGCCCGCTCGGCGCGGCGGCGCTAGCCGGCACCTCGTTCCCGATCGACCGCACCATGACGGCGCGCGGACTCGGGTTCGACCGGCCGACCGCGAATTCGATCGACTCCGTCTCCGACCGCGACTTCGTGCTCGAGACGCTCTCGATCGCGGCGATCTGCGCCGGCCACCTCTCGCGCTTCGCGGAGGAGATCGTGCTGTGGTCGACGCCGCAATTCGGCTTCATCAAGCTCTCGGACCGGTTCTCGACCGGCTCGTCGATCATGCCGCAGAAGCGCAATCCCGACGCGGCCGAGCTGGTCCGCGGCAAGTCGGGCCGGGTGACCGGCGCCCTGGTTGCGATGCTGACCGTGATGAAGGGCCTGCCGCTCGCCTATTCCAAGGACATGCAGGAGGACAAGGAGGGGCTGTTCGACGCGCTCGACACGCTGGACCTCTGCGTCGCCGCGACGGCCGGCATGGTCGTCGACATGACGCCGGACCCGGCCACGATGCGCCGCGCCGCGGGCTCGGGCTACTCCACCGCGACCGATCTGGCGGACTGGCTCGTCCGCGTCGTCGGCATGCCGTTCCGCGAGGCCCATCACGTCACCGGACGCATCGTCGCCAAGGCCTCCGAGACGGACACGCCGCTCGAGAAGCTCGCGATCGAGGAGATGCAGGCGGTCGAGCCGCGCATCACCGAGGAGGTGTTCGAGGTCCTCGGCGTGCGGAACTCGGTGAAGAGCCGCACCAGCTACGGCGGCGCGGCCCCCGACAACGTGCGCGAGCAGGCCGGCCGCTGGCGCCGCATCCTCCGCAAGGAGATCGCCAAGCTGGAGACCGCGGCCGAGGAGATCTGA
- a CDS encoding lipoprotein — protein sequence MTSPIRSAAALALLVAAVALGGCGRKGPLEPPPDAPKTTVTKPDGTTEQKIVKPSRPFVLDGLLN from the coding sequence GTGACGAGCCCGATCCGCTCCGCCGCCGCCCTGGCCCTGCTCGTCGCCGCCGTCGCGCTCGGCGGCTGCGGGCGCAAGGGTCCGCTCGAGCCGCCGCCGGACGCGCCGAAGACCACGGTCACCAAACCGGACGGCACGACCGAGCAGAAGATCGTCAAGCCGTCTCGGCCCTTCGTGCTCGACGGCCTGCTGAACTGA
- the lysA gene encoding diaminopimelate decarboxylase, with translation MHHFAYAEDALHAEDVPLARIAAEVGTPVYVYSTATLTRHVRVFSAAFEGVDHLVCYALKANSNQAVLATLARLGVGMDVVSGGELARALAAGVPGERITFSGVGKTAEELSAALDAKILAFNVESEPELRLLSQVAVQKGATAHIALRVNPDVDAKSHAKISTGSSETKFGVPIAEARRVYAEAARLPGIAVAGVDMHIGSQITALDPFDSAISRLVAFVGELRADGHSIDHVDLGGGLGIPYRDDNEPPPHPDAYAGVVKRLTEGLEAKLIFEPGRLIVGNAGVLLTRVIYVKEGAAKPFVIVDAGMNDLIRPTLYDAHHEIWPVVRPDPDAPRVKADVVGPVCETGDYMALGRDMARPAAGDLLAIMSAGAYGAVQASTYNSRPLVPEALVNGAAYAVVRPRPSVEELIALDRLPEWLAG, from the coding sequence ATGCATCATTTCGCTTACGCCGAGGACGCCCTCCATGCGGAGGACGTGCCGCTCGCCCGCATCGCCGCGGAGGTCGGAACGCCGGTCTACGTCTATTCGACGGCCACGCTGACGCGGCACGTCCGGGTGTTCTCGGCCGCGTTCGAGGGCGTCGACCATCTCGTCTGCTACGCGCTCAAGGCGAACTCGAACCAGGCGGTTCTGGCGACGCTCGCCCGCCTCGGCGTGGGGATGGACGTGGTCTCGGGCGGCGAGCTCGCCCGCGCGCTCGCGGCCGGCGTGCCCGGCGAGCGCATCACCTTCTCGGGCGTCGGAAAGACCGCTGAGGAGCTGTCGGCGGCGCTGGACGCGAAGATCCTCGCCTTCAACGTGGAGAGCGAGCCGGAACTGCGCCTGCTGTCGCAGGTCGCCGTGCAGAAGGGCGCGACCGCCCATATCGCGCTGCGGGTGAACCCCGACGTGGACGCTAAGAGCCACGCCAAGATCTCGACCGGCTCCTCCGAAACCAAGTTCGGCGTGCCGATCGCCGAGGCCCGGCGGGTCTACGCCGAGGCCGCGCGGCTCCCGGGGATCGCGGTCGCGGGCGTCGACATGCACATCGGCAGCCAGATCACCGCGCTCGACCCCTTCGACAGCGCGATCTCGCGGCTTGTGGCCTTCGTCGGCGAGCTGCGCGCCGACGGCCACAGCATCGACCACGTCGACCTTGGCGGCGGGCTCGGCATTCCCTACCGTGACGACAACGAGCCGCCGCCGCACCCCGACGCCTACGCCGGCGTGGTGAAGCGCCTGACCGAGGGCCTCGAGGCCAAGCTGATCTTCGAGCCGGGCCGGCTGATCGTCGGCAACGCCGGCGTGCTGCTGACCCGCGTGATCTATGTGAAGGAAGGGGCCGCGAAGCCCTTCGTGATCGTCGACGCCGGCATGAACGACCTGATCCGCCCGACGCTCTACGACGCTCATCACGAGATCTGGCCGGTCGTCCGCCCCGATCCGGACGCGCCCCGGGTGAAGGCCGACGTCGTGGGGCCGGTCTGCGAGACCGGCGACTACATGGCGCTCGGCCGCGACATGGCGCGGCCTGCGGCCGGCGACCTGCTGGCGATCATGTCCGCCGGGGCCTACGGGGCGGTGCAGGCGTCCACCTACAATTCGCGGCCCCTCGTGCCGGAGGCGCTGGTGAACGGCGCGGCCTACGCCGTCGTGCGCCCGCGGCCCTCGGTCGAGGAATTGATCGCGCTGGACCGCCTGCCCGAGTGGCTCGCAGGCTGA
- a CDS encoding TIGR02302 family protein — protein sequence MNETQPDPRGARGALIDRLVRRARLALVWEGVWPALAAALTVVALFLSLSWFGLWDALPPLGRMTGVALFALAGLAAFAPLIRIAAPGRGDLLARIDRASGVAHRPATSLDDRLAPTTGDDPLTRALWQAHRDRVEAEARRLKAPAPAPRLAARDPYALRFLVGLVLVVAFSVAGGDRAARVLTAFDWTAPAAEATPARIDAWVAPPAYTGRPPIYLTAGRPASAPDPRAAAAPDAPQAAEAVRAPTGSILVVRAAGGSADIRATGGVEPVELPGKTPDGVVERRFKLTGEAEATVETAGAEPRVWRFAVIPDQPPTIALASPPQRNARGTLTVAYDVKDDYGVAGAEARFALRPTPAPKPLFGQKASTEEPVAKRPLYDAPKVALGLPRARAREGQAQTPLDLMEHPWAGADVVMTLHARDEAGQEGASAATPLRLPARPFTNPLARALVEQRRDLALDANAKPKVAQALQALMLLPEEFTPQASIYLGLRTAYRRLELAHADDQLREVADYLWQMALRIEDGDLPEAEKNLRAAEEALRKALENGASEQEIAKLTEDLRKALDQFMKELAQKAQQPNSQAQKSPNGAQAVTPQDLQKMIDRMEQMAKSGARDAARQALNELRQMLDNLQTAQRQQQDPNSQAQQQQLDKLQDMIRDQSKLRDKTFQQFRQNERADRNQRGQQGRRQPGQQGHKGEQDQMGALAEQQQALRDKLDQLMKEMQDGQQQRQGQRRPGQQQGQQPGQQGRQPGQQGQGRQPGQGQQGQQGQGEQGEGENALGEAGRSMGDARGSLGQGETGQALDDQGKALENLRKGAQNLANQMQEGQQGGEPGQQPGEGAQGMREGEGGRDDDPLGRPVRRRESDGTTTKVPGEIEAQRARRVLEELRRRLGENERSRDELDYLERLLTP from the coding sequence TTGAACGAGACCCAGCCTGACCCGCGCGGCGCGCGCGGGGCCCTGATCGACCGGCTGGTGCGGCGCGCCCGGCTTGCGCTCGTGTGGGAAGGCGTCTGGCCGGCGCTGGCCGCAGCCCTCACCGTGGTCGCGCTGTTCCTCAGCCTGTCGTGGTTCGGCCTGTGGGACGCGCTGCCGCCGCTCGGCCGCATGACGGGCGTGGCGCTGTTCGCGCTCGCCGGCCTCGCCGCTTTCGCGCCCCTGATCCGCATCGCCGCGCCGGGCCGCGGCGACCTCCTCGCCCGCATCGACCGCGCGAGCGGCGTCGCGCACCGGCCCGCCACCAGCCTCGACGACCGGCTGGCGCCGACCACCGGCGACGATCCGCTCACCCGCGCGCTCTGGCAGGCCCATCGCGACCGCGTCGAGGCCGAGGCCCGGCGCTTGAAAGCGCCCGCGCCCGCGCCGCGGCTCGCCGCGCGTGACCCCTACGCGCTGCGGTTTCTCGTCGGCCTCGTGCTGGTCGTGGCCTTCTCGGTCGCCGGCGGCGATCGCGCGGCCCGGGTGTTGACCGCTTTCGACTGGACCGCGCCGGCGGCGGAGGCGACGCCCGCCCGCATCGACGCCTGGGTCGCCCCGCCGGCCTACACCGGACGCCCGCCGATCTACCTGACGGCCGGCCGCCCCGCCTCCGCGCCTGATCCACGCGCCGCCGCGGCCCCCGACGCGCCGCAGGCCGCCGAGGCGGTTCGCGCGCCGACCGGGTCCATCCTCGTCGTGCGCGCCGCAGGCGGGTCGGCGGACATACGGGCGACCGGAGGCGTCGAACCGGTCGAACTGCCGGGAAAGACGCCGGACGGAGTGGTCGAGCGCCGCTTTAAGCTCACGGGTGAAGCCGAGGCGACGGTGGAGACCGCGGGCGCCGAGCCGCGCGTCTGGCGCTTCGCGGTGATCCCCGACCAGCCGCCGACGATCGCGCTCGCGAGCCCGCCCCAGCGCAACGCCCGCGGCACGCTGACGGTCGCCTACGACGTCAAGGACGACTACGGCGTGGCCGGCGCCGAGGCGCGCTTCGCCCTCCGGCCGACGCCCGCGCCCAAACCGCTGTTCGGGCAAAAGGCCTCGACCGAGGAGCCTGTGGCGAAGCGCCCGCTCTACGACGCGCCGAAGGTCGCGCTTGGCCTGCCTCGCGCCCGGGCGCGGGAGGGCCAGGCCCAGACGCCGCTCGACCTGATGGAGCACCCTTGGGCCGGCGCCGACGTCGTCATGACGCTGCACGCCCGCGACGAGGCCGGACAGGAGGGCGCGAGCGCCGCGACGCCGCTGCGTCTGCCGGCGCGGCCCTTCACCAATCCGCTCGCCCGCGCGCTGGTCGAGCAGCGCCGGGACCTCGCGCTCGACGCCAACGCAAAGCCCAAGGTGGCGCAGGCGCTGCAGGCGCTGATGCTGCTTCCGGAGGAGTTCACGCCGCAGGCTTCGATCTATCTCGGCCTGCGCACCGCCTACCGCCGGCTCGAACTCGCCCACGCCGACGATCAGCTGCGCGAAGTCGCGGACTACCTCTGGCAGATGGCGCTGCGGATCGAGGACGGCGATCTGCCTGAGGCCGAGAAGAACCTGCGCGCCGCCGAGGAGGCGTTGCGCAAGGCGCTTGAGAACGGCGCCTCCGAGCAGGAGATCGCCAAGCTCACCGAGGACCTGCGCAAGGCGCTCGACCAGTTCATGAAGGAGCTGGCGCAGAAGGCCCAGCAGCCGAACAGCCAGGCGCAGAAGAGCCCGAACGGCGCGCAGGCCGTGACGCCGCAAGACCTGCAGAAAATGATCGACCGGATGGAGCAGATGGCGAAGTCCGGCGCGCGCGACGCGGCCCGACAGGCGCTGAACGAGCTCCGCCAGATGCTCGACAACCTGCAGACCGCCCAGCGCCAGCAGCAGGATCCGAACAGCCAGGCGCAGCAGCAGCAGCTCGACAAGCTGCAGGACATGATCCGCGACCAGAGCAAGCTGCGCGACAAGACCTTCCAGCAATTCCGCCAGAATGAGCGGGCCGACCGCAACCAGCGTGGCCAGCAGGGCCGCCGTCAGCCGGGCCAGCAAGGCCACAAAGGCGAGCAGGACCAGATGGGCGCGCTCGCCGAGCAGCAGCAGGCGCTGCGCGACAAGCTCGACCAGCTGATGAAGGAGATGCAGGACGGCCAGCAGCAGCGGCAGGGCCAGCGGCGGCCCGGCCAGCAGCAGGGTCAACAGCCGGGGCAGCAGGGGCGCCAGCCCGGGCAGCAGGGCCAGGGCCGGCAGCCCGGTCAGGGTCAGCAAGGCCAGCAGGGCCAAGGCGAGCAGGGCGAGGGCGAGAACGCGCTGGGCGAAGCCGGCCGGAGCATGGGCGACGCCCGCGGCTCGCTCGGCCAGGGCGAGACCGGCCAGGCGCTCGACGACCAGGGCAAGGCGCTGGAGAACCTGCGCAAGGGCGCGCAGAACCTCGCGAACCAGATGCAGGAAGGCCAACAGGGCGGCGAGCCGGGCCAGCAGCCGGGCGAGGGCGCGCAGGGCATGCGGGAAGGCGAGGGCGGCCGCGACGACGATCCGCTCGGCCGCCCCGTCCGCCGCCGCGAGAGCGACGGAACGACGACCAAGGTGCCGGGCGAGATCGAGGCCCAGCGCGCCCGTCGCGTGCTCGAAGAGCTCCGCCGGCGGCTGGGCGAGAACGAGCGCTCGCGCGACGAGCTCGACTACCTGGAGCGCCTGCTGACGCCGTGA
- a CDS encoding cupin domain-containing protein → MAPGNLLTPLPDASAEEQFADVLTRPGCRIERIVSQGQTTPADRPYGQSHDEWVLVLAGAARIETTAGETALSPGDHMLIPAGVAHRVTFTDPDQPTVWLAVHFEAERSETSSRAAP, encoded by the coding sequence ATGGCGCCCGGCAATCTCCTGACCCCGCTTCCCGACGCCTCCGCCGAGGAGCAGTTCGCGGACGTCCTGACGCGGCCGGGCTGCCGGATCGAGCGGATCGTGTCGCAAGGCCAGACCACGCCGGCGGACCGGCCCTACGGGCAAAGCCACGACGAGTGGGTGCTGGTGCTGGCGGGCGCCGCCCGGATCGAGACGACCGCGGGCGAGACCGCGCTGTCGCCCGGAGATCACATGCTGATCCCGGCCGGCGTCGCGCACCGGGTCACCTTCACCGACCCCGACCAACCGACCGTCTGGCTCGCCGTACATTTCGAGGCCGAGCGCTCTGAAACGTCGTCGCGCGCGGCTCCCTAA
- the ggt gene encoding gamma-glutamyltransferase, protein MRSLLRLAPLLAVIAVAPAAARDATHASEGAPPEIATGFAPKPLVRAQRFMAATANGHATAAAVAMLRAGGSAADAVIAAQLTLGLVEPQSSGLGGGAFALVWSAAEKRLSTFDGRETAPAAATPTLFQDERGEPLSRLDAVIGGRSVGTPGTPRLLERLHQRSGRLPWAELFSPALRLAEEGFAVSPRLAAQIADDAERLARIPATAAYFLPGGRPLRAGETLRNPAYAETLKALRDGGADAFYEGPIAVDLVQAVRFAPTNPGLLAAGDLARYQVVERAAVCAPYRSYEVCGMGPPSSGGIAVAQILGMIAPADIAGLGPASAEAWRLIGDASRLAFADRERYVADPAFVPQPTRGLLARDYLADRARLLSGPRALDEAPPGRPKFSHAFVDGAALDLPATSHLSTVDAEGNVVSMTTTIEAGFGSRLMARGFLLNNELTDFSFRSHRDGTPVANRVEPGKRPRSTMAPTIVLKDGRPLLALGSPGGSQIAGYVAKTLVARLDWGMDIAQAIALPNLVNRFGPFELEAGTSAEALAPALQALGFRTVATDLTSGTQAIEITHDGLLGAADPRREGVASGD, encoded by the coding sequence ATGCGTTCGCTCTTGCGCCTCGCGCCCCTTCTCGCCGTGATCGCTGTCGCCCCCGCTGCGGCTCGCGACGCGACGCACGCCTCCGAGGGCGCGCCGCCCGAGATCGCGACGGGCTTCGCGCCCAAGCCGCTCGTGCGCGCGCAGCGCTTCATGGCGGCGACCGCGAACGGCCACGCCACCGCCGCGGCCGTCGCCATGCTGCGCGCCGGCGGCTCGGCAGCGGACGCCGTGATCGCCGCGCAGCTGACGCTCGGCCTCGTCGAACCGCAGTCCTCAGGCCTCGGCGGCGGCGCTTTCGCCCTGGTGTGGAGCGCCGCGGAGAAACGCCTCTCCACATTCGACGGCCGCGAGACGGCCCCGGCGGCGGCCACGCCGACGCTGTTCCAGGACGAGCGCGGCGAGCCGCTGTCGCGGCTGGACGCCGTCATCGGCGGCCGCTCGGTCGGGACGCCGGGAACGCCGCGGCTGCTGGAGCGCCTGCACCAGCGCTCGGGCCGCCTGCCCTGGGCGGAGCTCTTCAGTCCGGCGCTGCGTCTCGCCGAGGAGGGCTTCGCCGTCTCGCCCCGGCTCGCGGCGCAGATCGCCGACGACGCGGAGCGCCTCGCCCGGATCCCGGCGACGGCGGCCTATTTCCTCCCCGGCGGCCGGCCGCTCCGGGCGGGCGAGACCCTCCGCAACCCCGCCTACGCCGAGACCCTCAAGGCGCTCCGCGACGGCGGCGCCGACGCCTTCTACGAAGGACCGATCGCCGTCGACCTCGTGCAGGCCGTGCGTTTCGCGCCTACGAATCCCGGCCTGCTCGCCGCCGGCGATCTCGCGCGCTACCAGGTCGTCGAGCGCGCGGCGGTCTGCGCGCCCTACCGTTCTTACGAGGTCTGCGGCATGGGCCCGCCCTCGTCCGGCGGGATCGCGGTCGCGCAGATTCTGGGGATGATCGCACCCGCCGACATCGCGGGGCTCGGGCCTGCGAGCGCCGAGGCCTGGCGGCTGATCGGCGACGCCTCCCGCCTCGCCTTCGCCGACCGCGAGCGTTACGTCGCGGACCCCGCCTTCGTGCCGCAGCCGACCCGCGGCCTGCTCGCCCGCGACTATCTCGCCGATCGCGCCCGGCTGCTCTCCGGCCCCCGCGCGCTCGACGAGGCGCCTCCGGGACGGCCGAAGTTCTCGCACGCCTTCGTCGACGGCGCGGCGTTGGACCTGCCGGCGACCAGCCATCTGTCGACCGTCGACGCTGAGGGAAACGTGGTCTCCATGACCACCACCATCGAGGCGGGATTCGGCTCCCGGCTGATGGCGCGGGGCTTCCTGCTGAACAACGAGCTGACCGACTTCTCCTTCCGCAGCCACCGCGACGGGACGCCGGTCGCGAATCGCGTCGAGCCTGGCAAGCGCCCGCGCTCCACCATGGCGCCGACGATCGTGCTGAAGGACGGCCGGCCCCTGCTCGCGCTCGGTTCGCCCGGCGGATCGCAGATCGCGGGCTATGTGGCGAAGACGCTGGTGGCGCGGCTGGACTGGGGAATGGACATCGCCCAGGCGATCGCCCTGCCCAACCTCGTGAACCGCTTCGGGCCCTTCGAGCTGGAGGCGGGCACCTCCGCGGAAGCGCTAGCGCCCGCGCTGCAGGCGCTCGGCTTCCGGACAGTCGCGACCGACCTGACCTCGGGGACCCAAGCGATCGAGATCACGCACGACGGCCTGCTCGGCGCCGCGGACCCCCGCCGCGAGGGCGTGGCGAGCGGGGACTGA